A single genomic interval of Agromyces cerinus harbors:
- a CDS encoding cation diffusion facilitator family transporter, giving the protein MGDSDTAGDDPAGDGTAAESLLTVVIALIANALIAIAKTVAATLTGSASMVAEAAHSWADTGNEILLVIAERRSRKPADARHPLGFGKDAYIWSMFAAFGLFTAGAVVSIQHGITELIDPEPASDFGIAYVVLAVSFVLEAISFVRAYRQARAAARQRSLHTIEHVAKSSNPTLRAVFAEDAAALIGLVLAFLGVLLHQVTGSPVYDALGSILVGLLLGVVAVVLIGRNRAFLLGEAIDEESRDVVLGELLERPEVDRVTFLHIEYTGPDTVFVIAAVDLAGDRGEADVAAELRRLEDALEEHEQVGRALLTLSDPASPTLTVGGRRTTTP; this is encoded by the coding sequence ATGGGCGACAGCGACACCGCGGGCGACGACCCGGCCGGTGACGGCACCGCGGCCGAGAGCCTGCTGACCGTCGTCATCGCCCTCATCGCGAACGCCCTCATCGCGATCGCGAAGACCGTGGCGGCGACGCTCACGGGTTCGGCGTCGATGGTCGCGGAGGCCGCGCACTCGTGGGCCGACACCGGCAACGAGATCCTGCTCGTCATCGCCGAGCGCCGCTCGCGGAAGCCCGCCGATGCGCGGCATCCGCTCGGCTTCGGCAAGGACGCCTACATCTGGTCGATGTTCGCCGCGTTCGGGCTCTTCACCGCAGGCGCGGTCGTCTCGATCCAGCACGGCATCACCGAGCTGATCGACCCCGAGCCGGCGAGTGACTTCGGCATCGCCTACGTCGTGCTCGCCGTCTCGTTCGTGCTCGAGGCGATCTCGTTCGTGCGGGCGTACCGGCAGGCGCGCGCGGCGGCTCGCCAACGCAGCCTGCACACGATCGAGCACGTCGCGAAGAGCTCGAACCCGACCCTGCGCGCCGTCTTCGCCGAGGATGCGGCGGCACTCATCGGCCTCGTGCTCGCGTTCCTCGGCGTGCTGCTGCACCAGGTCACGGGCTCCCCCGTCTACGACGCGCTCGGCTCGATCCTCGTCGGCCTGCTGCTCGGCGTCGTCGCCGTCGTGCTGATCGGTCGCAACCGCGCGTTCCTCCTCGGCGAGGCGATCGACGAGGAGTCGCGTGACGTCGTGCTCGGCGAGCTCCTCGAGCGGCCCGAGGTCGATCGGGTCACGTTCCTGCACATCGAGTACACGGGGCCGGACACCGTCTTCGTGATCGCCGCGGTCGACCTCGCCGGCGATCGGGGCGAAGCGGATGTCGCGGCCGAACTCCGACGTCTCGAAGACGCCTTGGAGGAGCACGAACAGGTCGGGCGGGCGCTCCTCACGCTCTCGGACCCCGCCAGCCCGACCCTCACCGTCGGCGGCCGCCGGACGACGACGCCCTGA